One window of Dama dama isolate Ldn47 chromosome 30, ASM3311817v1, whole genome shotgun sequence genomic DNA carries:
- the SLC25A30 gene encoding kidney mitochondrial carrier protein 1: MSALNWKPFVYGGLASITAECGTFPIDLTKTRLQIQGQKNDANFKEIRYRGMLHALVRIGREEGLKALYSGIAPAMLRQASYGTIKIGTYQSLKRLFVERPEDETLLINVVCGILSGVISSSIANPTDVLKIRMQAQSSTLQGGMIGNFINIYQQEGTRGLWKGVSLTAQRAAIVVGVELPVYDLTKKHLILSGLMGDTVYTHFLSSFTCGLAGALASNPVDVVRTRMMNQRVLRDGECPGYKGTLDCLLQTWKNEGFFALYKGFWPNWLRLGPWNIIFFVTYEQLKKLDL; the protein is encoded by the exons ATGTCGGCCCTGAACTGGAAGCCCTTCGTGTACGGAGGCCTGGCCTCCATCACGGCAGAGTGCG gtaCCTTTCCAATTGATTTAACCAAGACACGGCTCCAGATTCAAGGCCAGAAGAATGATGCAAACTTTAAAGAAATCAGGTATCGAGGAATGTTGCACGCATTAGTGAGGATAGGCAGAGAGGAAGGCCTGAAAGCGCTCTATTCGGG GATCGCTCCGGCAATGCTACGCCAGGCTTCCTATGGCACCATCAAGATAGGCACCTACCAGAGCTTGAAGCGGTTATTTGTCGAGCGTCCAGAAG ATGAAACCCTTCTGATAAATGTGGTCTGTGGGATTCTCTCTGGAGTCATATCCTCAAGCATTGCTAATCCAACGGACGTTTTGAAG ATACGGATGCAAGCTCAAAGCAGTACCCTTCAAGGAGGAATGATAGGCAACTTCATTAACATTTACCAGCAAGAGGGCACGAGAGGACTGTGGAAG GGTGTGTCCCTTACTGCTCAGAGGGCTGCTATCGTGGTCGGCGTGGAGCTGCCAGTCTATGACCTCACCAAGAAGCATCTGATTCTCTCAGGCCTGATGGGAGACACGGTGTATACCCATTTCCT CTCAAGCTTCACCTGTGGGCTGGCGGGAGCCCTGGCCTCAAACCCTGTGGATGTGGTGAGGACACGTATGATGAATCAGAGAGTCCTCCGCGATGGCGAATGCCCCGGCTACAAAGGTACCCTGGACTGCTTGTTACAG ACATGGAAGAATGAAGGGTTTTTTGCTCTATATAAAGGGTTTTGGCCAAATTGGTTGAGACTTGGTCCTTGGAATATTATT ttctttgtgacctatgAGCAGCTGAAGAAACTGGATTTGTGA